Proteins found in one Terribacillus sp. DMT04 genomic segment:
- a CDS encoding DEAD/DEAH box helicase, whose amino-acid sequence MQSYFLDKQDIIKVTGDRFYRRGLDYANKGRVQGLSFTPSINQWKAVVRGTENYPVRIFFFEDDDLDGVCSCPAYHTHYTCKHIAAVLIAISKNRFDSNGYTITEDTSAPAAAQQTDFTDRLVQTFASSDERLPSKQPETLKLEYKVEQRFLQTNGNTVLEVELKAGTSRTYIVRLAEDFLRSVLHHTRYQLTPSFAFDPNVHIVSPEDRHILGQLLEACENSFIHEFGASSLQSEKRAVKLTPSLAKDLLPELAEAGASLHLLHTDAMRAFHVSSQPARLDFYLSTDEQEMLQFGVQDIAAYEYMKNYHYLVKDDVLYPVPPEQRELIKELFSILPYRHDTPQTVADKNVNQFVSQVVGKLEQIGHVHIAETVRSKVELAPLTAKVYLDETDDVLHASVAFHYGEHVIQPGQKQTNLPVIKRQSAQEDAVLQHLHTSGFRFSKGRFHLLNMEYIYQFLHEHLPALQQVAEVYISDRVQVMKADDQHEVSSSVRLQQEKGMLEISFDINGISETHISNVLQAMIEKKKYYRIPDGALLDLQQDSMENFQDFLEQLQIRKSQLDKQHIFVPVAQSMQVEEALQGAEMEAAFQTLIERLRNPEQIDFDLPAGLNAELRDYQLTGFKWMKTLAYYGLGGILADDMGLGKTLQTITYLTSERENNPASRPSLIIVPSSLLYNWQKEFEKFAPHMRTLVISGSVTERQSQLAHMTDYDIVITSYPLLRVDHHVYAGQLFDSLVLDEAQAIKNHNTQTAKAVGLIQAGKRFALSGTPIENRLDELWSIFHTISPGLFRSRKTFTEFEPEKIAQITRPFILRRVKTDVLHELPEKIETTTYSDLTQEQKEIYVGYLERIRRKIDQTIAEKGFDRGKLEILAGLTRLRQICCHPSLFIENYTGQSGKLEQLLEVIRELKQNNKRFLIFSQFASMLQIIREALDDTDVFYLDGSTPSKERMQMAEAFNEGENDGFLISLKAGGTGLNLTGADTVILFDLWWNPAVEEQAAGRAHRIGQKNVVQVIRLLTRGTIEERIFELQQRKRALVDQIIQPGETMLNTLTEEEIRSLLSMQE is encoded by the coding sequence TTGAGGACGATGACCTTGATGGTGTTTGTTCTTGTCCGGCATATCACACCCACTACACGTGCAAGCATATCGCCGCTGTCTTAATCGCAATCAGTAAAAACCGTTTTGACAGCAACGGTTATACGATAACGGAAGATACATCTGCCCCTGCAGCAGCTCAGCAGACAGATTTCACGGATCGGCTCGTACAAACCTTTGCTTCCTCGGATGAACGCCTGCCATCGAAACAGCCGGAAACATTAAAGCTGGAGTATAAAGTAGAACAGCGCTTTTTGCAGACAAATGGCAATACGGTGCTGGAGGTGGAGCTCAAAGCTGGAACTTCCCGTACGTATATCGTCCGTCTGGCAGAGGATTTTCTCCGGAGTGTGCTGCACCATACGCGCTATCAGCTGACACCAAGCTTTGCTTTTGATCCGAATGTACATATTGTCTCACCAGAAGACAGACACATACTGGGACAATTACTGGAGGCTTGTGAAAACAGTTTTATCCATGAGTTCGGAGCGTCTTCCCTTCAGTCGGAAAAACGCGCGGTTAAACTGACACCTTCTTTGGCCAAAGATTTGCTGCCCGAGCTTGCGGAAGCTGGTGCATCTCTTCATCTTCTCCATACAGATGCGATGCGTGCATTTCATGTGAGCAGCCAGCCGGCGCGTTTGGATTTTTACTTATCAACAGACGAACAAGAAATGCTGCAATTTGGTGTCCAAGATATCGCCGCTTATGAATACATGAAAAACTATCATTATCTCGTTAAAGATGATGTGCTTTACCCGGTTCCGCCTGAGCAGCGTGAACTAATCAAAGAACTGTTCTCCATCCTGCCTTATCGGCATGATACGCCGCAGACGGTTGCCGATAAAAACGTGAATCAATTTGTATCCCAAGTCGTTGGGAAGCTCGAACAAATTGGTCATGTACATATCGCTGAAACAGTCCGCAGCAAAGTAGAACTGGCGCCTCTTACAGCAAAGGTGTACTTGGATGAAACAGATGATGTGCTGCATGCCAGTGTCGCTTTCCATTATGGGGAGCATGTGATTCAACCGGGACAGAAGCAGACAAATCTTCCGGTTATCAAACGGCAGTCTGCTCAGGAAGATGCTGTTCTGCAGCATCTTCACACATCCGGCTTCCGTTTTTCCAAAGGTCGCTTTCACTTGCTTAACATGGAGTATATTTATCAATTCCTTCATGAGCACTTGCCTGCTTTACAGCAAGTAGCGGAAGTGTATATATCTGACCGAGTACAGGTGATGAAGGCAGACGACCAGCATGAAGTGTCTTCTTCTGTTCGCTTGCAGCAGGAAAAAGGTATGCTGGAAATCAGCTTTGATATAAACGGTATATCCGAAACGCATATTAGCAATGTTTTGCAAGCAATGATTGAGAAGAAAAAATATTACCGCATCCCTGACGGCGCCTTACTCGATTTGCAACAGGATTCGATGGAAAACTTCCAAGACTTTCTGGAGCAGCTGCAAATACGGAAAAGTCAGCTGGATAAGCAGCATATTTTTGTCCCAGTGGCACAGAGCATGCAAGTCGAAGAGGCACTTCAAGGAGCCGAAATGGAAGCTGCCTTTCAAACACTTATAGAACGGCTTCGCAACCCGGAGCAAATCGATTTCGACCTGCCAGCCGGGCTGAACGCTGAATTGCGTGACTATCAGCTGACAGGCTTCAAATGGATGAAGACACTCGCTTATTATGGCCTTGGCGGTATTCTTGCTGATGATATGGGTCTTGGGAAGACATTGCAGACGATTACTTATCTCACATCTGAACGTGAAAACAATCCTGCATCCCGTCCATCGCTGATTATTGTGCCTTCTTCCCTGCTTTATAACTGGCAGAAAGAATTCGAGAAATTTGCACCTCATATGCGCACATTGGTGATTTCCGGATCAGTAACAGAACGGCAAAGTCAGCTTGCTCACATGACGGATTATGATATTGTCATTACTTCTTATCCCTTATTGCGTGTGGATCATCATGTGTATGCAGGGCAGTTGTTTGACAGCTTAGTGTTAGATGAAGCGCAAGCAATTAAAAACCATAATACGCAAACGGCGAAAGCGGTCGGACTTATCCAGGCTGGCAAACGATTTGCTTTGAGCGGAACACCGATTGAAAACAGATTGGATGAGCTTTGGTCCATTTTCCATACAATATCACCAGGGTTGTTCCGCAGCCGCAAAACGTTCACAGAATTTGAACCAGAGAAGATTGCACAAATTACTCGCCCGTTCATTTTGAGACGAGTAAAAACTGACGTGCTCCATGAACTGCCAGAAAAGATTGAAACAACAACATATTCGGATTTGACACAAGAACAAAAAGAAATTTACGTTGGCTATCTCGAACGAATACGACGTAAAATTGACCAGACAATTGCTGAAAAAGGCTTTGACCGAGGTAAATTGGAGATACTCGCTGGACTGACCAGGCTGCGGCAGATCTGCTGTCACCCGTCGCTATTTATTGAAAACTATACAGGGCAATCCGGTAAACTGGAACAGCTACTGGAAGTTATTCGCGAACTGAAGCAAAATAACAAACGCTTCCTCATCTTCTCGCAATTTGCCAGCATGCTGCAAATTATCCGGGAAGCACTGGATGATACCGACGTCTTTTATCTGGACGGCAGCACCCCTTCCAAAGAAAGAATGCAGATGGCAGAAGCTTTCAACGAAGGAGAAAACGATGGCTTCCTGATTAGTTTGAAAGCCGGAGGCACCGGCTTGAATTTGACTGGAGCAGATACTGTTATACTCTTTGACCTGTGGTGGAATCCTGCAGTTGAAGAACAAGCAGCGGGGCGTGCTCACCGAATTGGACAGAAAAATGTCGTGCAAGTTATTCGCCTGCTAACCCGGGGAACAATCGAGGAACGAATTTTCGAACTGCAGCAGCGCAAACGCGCATTAGTAGATCAGATTATTCAACCCGGCGAAACAATGCTGAACACTTTAACAGAAGAAGAAATACGCAGCCTGCTATCCATGCAGGAATAG
- a CDS encoding PDZ domain-containing protein encodes MVNDWLTELLYGVGNFFLNPLLYWAILITLIVSSRRIRKERINFGTKVFGFRKEWTGTWPLSVIFAILLTAVSIGAGIVIAPPVMLLVSVVTIVLTILLQFTWLSAAYIFGFSFLLAVGAAPYASDYLPAGWAEDIAGLNWISFALIMSIIMLAEAVLLLRTKREDTLPELVRGPRGRWIGQHRFRKLLFIPFFLLVPAGAIEPFAPWWPFFHLNGTSYGLLLVPLLTGINGIAKGRPAFVEARQQGKAIFILALFTLALSAAGIYMYYLSIAAFVAALIGREAITLYFRNKDRKRAFYYTESSEGMFVLAVIPDSPADRLGLLPGERIEKVNGIRIATERSFYEAIQSNSQYCKMEIRDEQGEIRIKQRAMYEGEPHELGIIFVQEQHKQAAPISS; translated from the coding sequence ATGGTGAATGATTGGTTAACCGAACTTCTGTATGGGGTCGGGAACTTCTTTTTGAATCCGCTGCTTTATTGGGCAATACTGATAACGCTAATTGTATCAAGTCGCAGAATCCGTAAAGAGCGTATCAACTTCGGTACAAAGGTGTTTGGATTCCGTAAAGAATGGACAGGTACTTGGCCTCTCTCCGTCATTTTTGCTATCTTGCTCACAGCAGTGAGTATCGGAGCTGGAATTGTGATTGCGCCGCCTGTTATGCTGCTCGTAAGCGTTGTGACCATTGTGCTTACAATACTGCTGCAATTCACATGGCTGTCGGCAGCTTACATATTTGGATTCAGTTTTCTGCTTGCTGTAGGTGCCGCGCCATACGCTAGCGATTATTTGCCGGCAGGCTGGGCAGAGGATATTGCAGGATTAAATTGGATTAGTTTTGCACTCATTATGAGCATTATCATGCTAGCGGAAGCAGTTTTGCTGTTACGAACCAAACGGGAAGATACACTGCCAGAACTCGTAAGAGGACCGCGCGGCCGCTGGATTGGCCAGCATCGCTTTCGTAAGCTGCTGTTCATTCCGTTCTTTCTGCTCGTTCCTGCCGGTGCAATTGAACCGTTTGCGCCTTGGTGGCCATTCTTCCATCTGAACGGAACAAGCTACGGCTTGCTGCTCGTACCATTGCTCACAGGCATAAATGGTATTGCGAAAGGGCGTCCAGCTTTTGTCGAAGCACGCCAGCAAGGAAAGGCAATCTTCATATTAGCTTTGTTTACACTCGCATTAAGTGCTGCCGGCATTTACATGTACTACTTATCTATTGCTGCGTTTGTTGCAGCACTTATCGGCAGAGAAGCTATTACACTTTACTTCCGAAACAAAGATCGGAAACGAGCTTTTTATTACACGGAAAGCAGCGAAGGCATGTTTGTGTTAGCTGTTATACCAGATAGTCCGGCTGACAGACTTGGCCTGCTTCCTGGTGAACGAATTGAAAAAGTGAACGGCATCCGCATCGCGACAGAACGTTCCTTTTATGAAGCAATTCAATCAAACAGCCAATATTGCAAAATGGAGATTCGCGACGAGCAAGGCGAAATACGAATCAAACAACGCGCCATGTACGAAGGTGAACCACATGAATTGGGCATTATCTTTGTACAAGAACAGCATAAGCAAGCTGCACCAATTAGCAGCTGA
- a CDS encoding S41 family peptidase: protein MKKATFIIAIIVALVVGAGGSYAYTSYAGDEAGLQSASQDSGNLSEVENAYELIKDNALAKPDAQQLQNGAIKGMLETLNDPYSSFLDEASSTQLNQQLESSFEGIGAEVSMVEDNVTIVAPIKDSPAEDAGLRPNDQVLEVDGDSLQGLDLQEAVGKIRGEKGTTVTLSVKRPGVSEELQIDVTRDEIPVETVYTDTKELNGQTAGIIEITSFSENTAGEFETALKKLEADNIDGLIIDVRGNPGGILTTVEEILKNFVPSEKPYLQIENKDGKTQKFYTELDKKKDYPINVLIDEGSASASEILAGAMNQAGGYELIGKTSFGKGTVQQTVPLENESMLKLTLYKWLTPNGDWIHEKGIKPTVKVEQPEYFYSSPIQLDDNETLKFNDNNDKIKNLQIMLDGIGYDPSRKDGFFNEKTETAVKQFQQDQNLQATGEVNQETADLLQTKIIEQVRDGKHDNQMDKALQELFAE, encoded by the coding sequence ATAAAAAAAGCAACATTTATCATTGCGATTATCGTGGCATTGGTTGTTGGGGCAGGAGGCAGCTATGCCTATACATCATATGCAGGTGACGAGGCGGGCTTACAGTCGGCTTCACAGGATTCGGGGAACCTTTCTGAAGTGGAGAATGCTTATGAGCTCATTAAAGATAATGCACTGGCTAAGCCAGATGCGCAGCAGCTGCAGAATGGAGCTATTAAAGGAATGCTCGAAACACTGAACGATCCTTATAGTTCTTTCCTGGATGAAGCATCTTCTACGCAGCTGAATCAGCAGCTGGAGTCTTCGTTTGAAGGTATCGGTGCTGAGGTAAGCATGGTCGAGGACAATGTGACAATTGTAGCGCCAATTAAAGATTCACCGGCAGAAGATGCAGGCTTGCGGCCGAATGATCAAGTGCTTGAAGTAGACGGTGATTCTCTGCAAGGACTGGATTTACAGGAAGCTGTTGGCAAGATTCGCGGTGAAAAGGGGACAACTGTTACGCTATCGGTAAAACGCCCTGGGGTATCCGAAGAGTTGCAAATTGATGTAACACGCGATGAAATACCAGTCGAGACTGTTTATACGGATACAAAGGAATTAAATGGTCAAACAGCTGGTATTATTGAGATTACTTCCTTCTCAGAGAACACAGCTGGTGAATTTGAGACAGCTTTGAAAAAGCTGGAGGCCGATAACATTGATGGACTAATTATTGATGTACGTGGTAATCCAGGCGGCATTTTGACAACGGTGGAAGAAATACTGAAAAACTTTGTGCCAAGTGAGAAGCCGTATTTACAGATTGAAAATAAAGATGGCAAGACACAAAAGTTTTATACAGAACTAGATAAGAAGAAAGACTATCCAATTAATGTGCTTATTGATGAAGGCAGTGCGTCTGCATCGGAAATTCTAGCTGGTGCAATGAATCAGGCTGGTGGCTATGAACTGATCGGCAAGACTTCATTCGGTAAAGGTACGGTGCAGCAGACAGTGCCTTTAGAGAACGAATCAATGTTGAAGCTGACGTTGTACAAGTGGCTGACACCGAACGGCGATTGGATTCATGAAAAAGGTATCAAGCCGACAGTGAAAGTGGAGCAGCCGGAATACTTCTATAGTTCACCAATTCAGTTAGACGACAATGAGACATTAAAATTCAATGATAATAATGACAAGATTAAGAACTTGCAGATCATGCTGGATGGTATAGGCTACGATCCAAGCCGGAAAGATGGCTTCTTTAACGAAAAGACAGAAACAGCAGTCAAGCAGTTCCAACAGGATCAGAACCTTCAAGCTACAGGAGAAGTGAACCAGGAAACAGCAGATCTGCTGCAAACGAAAATCATCGAGCAAGTACGCGATGGCAAACATGATAACCAAATGGACAAAGCGTTGCAAGAACTGTTCGCGGAATAA
- a CDS encoding murein hydrolase activator EnvC codes for MKKTIKPVLVAVLAAGAILHTPIQTSAKSSSELQSEINELTEKQQETNSKQSELQSQIDSAESKQADNQAEQDNLRAELDNLNNKIDKNENALDDKETEIDETNQKIEKISGEIVDTEKDIDKREDKLSDRLVSLQQNGGDVQYLQVLMGSKNFGDMINRLNAVTTIMDSDKELLNGYLEAKQKLETQKQEREDEKQNLQDQKDKLVSIKKDLKSQAAEQEDLKQQLEDEYAELEDQILSAEEQEELVRNQAEALRVAKEDAQSQKSDLEAEKKAAAEAKAAAQKAAESTESSSSSKASTSKSATESSSANTSAVKSAQAGIFSWPASGSKSSGFGPRWGTFHYGVDIANAIGTPVHAAASGRVSYSGEMNGYGNVIIVEHSINGRAYGTLYGHLSKREVSVGESVSRGQEIAKMGNSGVSTGSHLHFEIHVDGSWNGAKSNAVDPMKFF; via the coding sequence ATGAAGAAGACAATCAAACCTGTTCTTGTAGCTGTATTAGCTGCAGGAGCAATCCTACATACTCCGATTCAAACGTCCGCAAAATCCTCTTCTGAACTGCAGAGTGAGATTAATGAATTAACAGAGAAGCAGCAGGAGACTAACAGTAAGCAAAGTGAATTGCAAAGCCAGATCGACAGTGCAGAATCTAAACAAGCTGATAACCAGGCTGAGCAAGATAACTTAAGAGCAGAACTGGACAATTTGAATAACAAGATTGATAAAAATGAAAATGCATTAGATGATAAAGAAACAGAAATCGACGAGACAAACCAAAAGATCGAAAAAATTTCTGGTGAAATCGTTGATACAGAAAAAGATATCGATAAGCGTGAGGATAAACTATCTGACCGCCTTGTCAGCCTGCAGCAAAACGGCGGCGACGTACAGTACTTGCAAGTATTGATGGGTTCTAAAAACTTTGGCGACATGATCAACCGTTTGAATGCTGTTACAACGATCATGGATTCTGACAAAGAACTATTGAACGGTTATCTAGAAGCTAAGCAAAAGCTCGAAACTCAGAAGCAAGAACGCGAAGATGAAAAGCAAAACTTGCAAGATCAAAAAGATAAACTAGTATCTATTAAAAAGGATCTAAAATCTCAAGCAGCAGAACAAGAAGACTTGAAGCAGCAGCTTGAAGATGAATATGCAGAGCTTGAGGATCAAATTTTGTCTGCTGAAGAGCAAGAGGAGCTTGTAAGAAACCAAGCTGAAGCCCTTCGTGTAGCAAAAGAAGATGCACAATCTCAAAAATCTGATTTAGAAGCAGAGAAAAAAGCTGCGGCAGAAGCTAAAGCTGCAGCACAAAAAGCTGCCGAGAGCACAGAAAGCTCTTCAAGCTCTAAAGCATCTACTTCCAAATCAGCAACAGAGAGCAGTTCTGCAAATACTTCCGCGGTGAAGTCAGCACAAGCTGGTATCTTCTCTTGGCCAGCATCTGGAAGTAAATCATCTGGATTCGGACCTCGCTGGGGAACGTTCCATTACGGTGTTGATATCGCTAACGCAATTGGAACACCCGTTCATGCAGCTGCAAGTGGTCGTGTATCCTACAGCGGTGAAATGAACGGGTACGGAAATGTGATTATCGTAGAACATTCTATCAATGGCCGTGCATATGGTACACTTTATGGACATTTGAGTAAGCGTGAAGTATCTGTTGGGGAGAGTGTTTCTCGCGGACAGGAAATCGCGAAAATGGGTAACAGTGGCGTATCTACAGGTTCTCACCTGCACTTCGAAATTCATGTAGATGGTTCTTGGAACGGTGCGAAAAGTAACGCAGTTGACCCAATGAAGTTTTTCTAA
- the ftsX gene encoding permease-like cell division protein FtsX, giving the protein MKLNTAKRHLREGSKNIFRNGWMTIASIGAVTVTLILVGVFLALVFNLNNFASNVESDVEMSVYLEPTLEKDQVEAFQEKLESVDKVGTVTYSSKEEQLNQLMEDMGQTEWDLFEQDNPLSDTYVVKTSNPRDITSVADEVSKLEGVEKVDYGESTVNNLFTVSKYSRIIGGVLIVGLVFTAIFLISNTIKITIIARSREIGIMKLVGATNSFIRWPFFIEGLMLGVLGAIIPIALVLGGYYYLSNNVSNNIDIGFVEILPYAPFAFQLSGLLLAIGAVIGVWGSVMSVRKFLKV; this is encoded by the coding sequence ATGAAGCTTAACACTGCAAAACGCCATCTGCGTGAAGGATCCAAGAACATATTCCGTAACGGCTGGATGACCATTGCTTCTATTGGAGCGGTAACGGTGACGCTCATTTTAGTTGGCGTATTCTTAGCTCTTGTTTTCAACTTGAATAATTTCGCTTCCAATGTAGAATCAGACGTTGAGATGAGTGTATACCTCGAGCCAACGCTTGAAAAAGATCAAGTAGAAGCATTTCAAGAAAAGCTGGAATCAGTAGATAAAGTTGGTACAGTAACGTATTCCTCAAAAGAAGAACAGCTAAACCAGCTGATGGAAGATATGGGGCAAACAGAATGGGATTTGTTCGAACAGGATAACCCGTTAAGTGATACGTATGTTGTGAAAACGTCCAATCCACGGGATATCACTTCAGTAGCTGATGAAGTCAGCAAACTGGAGGGCGTGGAGAAAGTAGATTACGGTGAATCAACGGTAAACAATCTCTTTACTGTAAGTAAGTACTCCCGCATTATCGGTGGGGTATTAATCGTTGGATTGGTGTTTACAGCTATCTTCTTGATCTCAAACACCATTAAAATCACTATCATCGCCAGAAGCAGAGAAATCGGCATCATGAAGCTGGTTGGAGCAACAAACTCGTTTATTCGCTGGCCGTTCTTCATTGAAGGGTTAATGCTAGGCGTACTTGGTGCGATTATACCGATTGCTTTAGTGCTCGGCGGCTATTATTACTTGTCAAACAATGTTTCAAATAATATAGACATAGGTTTTGTAGAAATACTCCCTTATGCACCATTCGCTTTCCAGCTCTCTGGATTACTGCTGGCAATTGGCGCAGTAATTGGAGTCTGGGGCAGCGTTATGAGTGTCCGTAAATTTCTTAAAGTCTAA
- the ftsE gene encoding cell division ATP-binding protein FtsE: MIDMKDVHKDYANGVSALNGVNVHIDSGEFVYLVGPSGAGKSTFVKMIFRGEKPNTGTVKIDNIDLSTYKERQIPQIRRKIGVVYQDFKLLPKLTVYENVAFALEVIEESPKLIRDRVMEVLDLVGIKHKARSIPDELSGGEQQRVAIARAIANKPKVVIADEPTGNLDPDTSWGIMKILEDINQTGTTIIMATHSQEIVNTIKKRVIALENGRIVRDEAGGDYGYEA, translated from the coding sequence ATGATAGATATGAAAGATGTGCATAAAGATTATGCCAATGGCGTATCTGCGCTGAATGGAGTCAACGTGCATATCGATAGTGGGGAATTTGTGTACCTAGTTGGCCCAAGTGGAGCTGGTAAATCCACATTCGTCAAAATGATCTTCCGTGGAGAAAAGCCGAACACAGGAACTGTGAAAATAGATAATATTGATTTAAGCACATATAAAGAACGTCAAATACCGCAGATCAGAAGAAAGATCGGCGTCGTATACCAAGATTTTAAGTTGCTGCCAAAACTAACAGTCTATGAAAATGTCGCTTTTGCGCTTGAAGTAATAGAAGAGTCTCCTAAGTTGATTCGGGACCGTGTCATGGAAGTGCTGGATCTTGTCGGAATTAAGCATAAAGCTAGATCGATTCCAGATGAACTTTCTGGAGGAGAACAGCAGCGTGTTGCAATTGCCCGGGCCATTGCAAACAAGCCTAAAGTCGTGATTGCTGATGAGCCGACAGGTAACTTAGATCCTGATACATCATGGGGAATCATGAAAATATTAGAAGATATCAATCAGACAGGCACAACAATCATCATGGCTACACACAGCCAAGAGATTGTAAACACAATCAAGAAACGTGTCATCGCCCTGGAAAACGGCCGTATTGTCCGTGATGAAGCAGGAGGTGATTACGGATATGAAGCTTAA
- a CDS encoding cytochrome c, translated as MKKQVIVSSSLLILLLLTACGGSEEAETPAEAFENNCAMCHGQDLSGGNGGPALDNLGSDYTQEELVDIMENGKGGMPAGQAEGEEAEKIADWLLKQQ; from the coding sequence TTGAAAAAACAGGTAATAGTTAGTAGCAGCCTGCTAATTCTCCTTCTCTTAACCGCTTGCGGTGGCAGCGAGGAGGCAGAGACTCCTGCAGAAGCGTTTGAAAACAACTGCGCTATGTGTCACGGCCAAGACTTGAGCGGCGGAAATGGTGGCCCAGCGTTGGATAACCTTGGTTCTGATTATACCCAAGAAGAACTGGTCGATATTATGGAAAACGGCAAGGGCGGCATGCCTGCCGGGCAAGCTGAAGGAGAAGAGGCAGAGAAAATCGCCGACTGGCTGCTAAAACAGCAATAA
- the prfB gene encoding peptide chain release factor 2 (programmed frameshift), with protein sequence MELAEIRNEIDRMETQLTDFRGSLDLDQKKARIAELEDLMLDPTFWDNQETAQKVINESNGLKETVDGYEKLVSRHEDLEVSLELVKEEADEDLRAELEEEIVAMRTSVDEFELLMLLSEPYDRNNAILELHPGAGGTESQDWASMLLRMYTRWAEQRDFKVETLDYLPGEEAGVKSVTLLIKGLNAYGYLKAEKGVHRLVRISPFDSSGRRHTSFVSCDVMPEFDDDIDVDIRTEDLKIDTYRSSGAGGQHVNTTDSAVRITHLPTNTVVTCQSERSQIKNREHAMKMLKAKLYQLEIEKQQQELNEIRGEQKEIGWGSQIRSYVFHPYSMVKDHRTNVESGNTQAVMDGQLDPFINAYLRSTL encoded by the exons ATGGAATTAGCAGAAATTAGAAATGAAATTGACCGGATGGAAACACAACTAACAGACTTTAGGGGGTCTCTT GACTTAGATCAGAAGAAAGCTCGTATTGCTGAACTGGAAGATCTAATGCTGGACCCAACATTTTGGGATAATCAAGAGACAGCGCAAAAAGTAATCAATGAGTCGAACGGCTTGAAAGAAACAGTCGACGGCTATGAAAAACTCGTTTCTCGTCATGAAGACTTGGAAGTTTCCCTTGAATTGGTAAAGGAAGAAGCAGATGAAGATCTTCGCGCGGAATTAGAGGAAGAAATCGTTGCAATGCGCACATCAGTTGATGAATTTGAACTGCTTATGCTATTGAGCGAACCGTATGATAGAAACAATGCGATTTTGGAACTGCATCCAGGTGCAGGCGGTACAGAATCCCAAGACTGGGCGAGCATGCTGCTTCGTATGTATACGCGGTGGGCAGAACAGCGTGATTTCAAAGTAGAAACACTAGATTATCTTCCAGGTGAGGAAGCTGGCGTGAAAAGTGTAACGCTCTTGATTAAAGGGCTTAACGCATATGGATATTTGAAAGCGGAAAAAGGCGTGCATCGTCTTGTCCGTATTTCACCATTCGACAGCTCAGGCCGACGTCATACGTCCTTCGTTTCTTGTGATGTGATGCCTGAATTTGATGACGATATTGATGTAGACATCCGTACAGAAGATCTCAAAATTGATACGTATCGTTCCAGCGGTGCCGGCGGACAGCACGTCAATACAACGGATTCGGCGGTTCGGATTACGCACCTTCCGACAAACACCGTTGTAACGTGTCAATCTGAGCGTTCTCAGATTAAAAACCGGGAACACGCGATGAAGATGCTGAAAGCGAAGCTGTATCAGCTTGAAATTGAAAAGCAGCAGCAAGAGCTGAACGAAATCCGTGGTGAGCAAAAGGAAATCGGCTGGGGAAGTCAAATTCGTTCTTACGTGTTCCACCCATATTCAATGGTAAAAGATCACAGAACGAATGTAGAGTCTGGAAATACACAAGCTGTAATGGACGGACAGCTGGATCCATTTATCAATGCATACTTGCGTTCCACATTATAA